Proteins from a single region of Acidimicrobiales bacterium:
- a CDS encoding CoA transferase — MTTQNDGPNDAPNDEILRPLDGVRILAAEQMAALPFATQLLARLGAEVVKVEHPVTGDSGRGSQPFVTDPDGRQMGATFLRNNLNKRSVAIDLKHPEGIELFLRMAPSFDVVGENFRAGTADRLGIGYEAVRAVHPAVVYLSVSGFGQDPRSPYREMGAYAAVVEGMSGIYEYKRAPGRPPAANPVGALGDISSALFGAVGILAALRHRDLTGTGQHIDVAMLDSTVAMTDIVANFQSMGIEREWGSGVGIVETFEAADGHFVLQCVREHHFEVLMAEIGRPDLLDDERLATRAGWQDHLDDLLRPAIESWSTGRTLVEVVGTLSGAGIACGPSRTSAQVVADPHLRVRNMLIETLPSATGQPVLVPGNPVKLSEVPEAADARVPWLGEHTDEVLAAELGLSDGRLTELRERGVIGGT; from the coding sequence ATGACTACTCAGAACGACGGGCCGAATGATGCCCCGAATGATGAGATCCTCCGGCCGTTGGATGGCGTACGGATCCTGGCCGCCGAGCAGATGGCGGCCCTCCCGTTCGCCACCCAGCTCCTGGCCCGCCTCGGGGCCGAGGTGGTGAAGGTCGAACACCCGGTGACCGGCGACAGCGGCCGTGGGTCCCAACCCTTCGTGACCGACCCCGACGGGCGCCAGATGGGTGCGACGTTCCTGCGGAACAACCTGAACAAGCGCAGCGTGGCCATAGACCTGAAGCACCCGGAGGGCATCGAGCTGTTCCTCAGGATGGCGCCCAGCTTCGACGTGGTCGGTGAGAACTTCCGGGCGGGCACCGCCGACCGTCTGGGCATCGGCTACGAGGCCGTCCGTGCCGTCCATCCGGCGGTCGTCTACCTCTCGGTGTCCGGCTTCGGCCAGGACCCACGCTCCCCCTACCGGGAAATGGGCGCCTATGCGGCGGTGGTCGAGGGCATGTCGGGCATCTACGAGTACAAGCGCGCCCCGGGCCGACCCCCTGCCGCCAACCCGGTCGGAGCCCTGGGGGACATCAGCTCGGCGTTGTTCGGCGCCGTGGGGATCCTGGCAGCCCTGCGCCACCGGGACCTGACCGGAACCGGCCAGCACATCGACGTCGCCATGCTGGACTCCACGGTCGCCATGACCGACATCGTCGCCAACTTCCAATCGATGGGAATCGAGCGGGAATGGGGGAGTGGGGTGGGCATCGTCGAGACCTTCGAGGCGGCCGACGGCCACTTCGTGCTGCAGTGCGTCAGGGAGCACCACTTCGAGGTCCTGATGGCCGAGATCGGTCGACCGGACCTGCTCGACGACGAGCGGCTCGCCACCCGTGCCGGTTGGCAGGACCATCTCGACGACCTCCTGCGACCGGCCATCGAGTCGTGGTCGACCGGCCGCACGCTGGTCGAGGTGGTGGGGACGCTGTCGGGTGCCGGCATCGCCTGTGGCCCCTCGCGGACCAGCGCCCAGGTGGTCGCCGATCCCCACCTGAGGGTCCGGAACATGTTGATTGAGACCCTGCCCAGCGCCACCGGCCAGCCCGTGCTAGTACCGGGAAACCCGGTCAAGTTGTCGGAGGTCCCCGAGGCCGCCGATGCCCGGGTTCCCTGGCTGGGCGAGCACACCGACGAGGTACTGGCCGCCGAACTGGGCCTGAGCGACGGACGCCTGACCGAGCTCCGGGAGCGTGGTGTCATCGGCGGCACCTGA
- a CDS encoding nuclear transport factor 2 family protein: MEAWELDAREQIRGLVAAYNALGDRGRLDGVMALFAHDAVMDIGDGRTYEGVDQIRTIFTGTRDSILDGGDGDGPRFLQHHTTGLHVTLAGRDEATGHAYFTVMTDRGLDHWGRYQDAYRPVGDAWLFASRRVRIDGYTPSGWADARLNGPAK, translated from the coding sequence GTGGAGGCCTGGGAACTGGATGCCAGAGAGCAGATCCGTGGCCTCGTGGCCGCCTACAACGCCCTCGGCGACCGCGGTCGCCTCGACGGCGTCATGGCCCTGTTCGCCCACGACGCCGTGATGGACATCGGCGACGGACGCACCTACGAGGGCGTGGACCAGATCCGCACGATCTTCACCGGGACCCGCGACTCGATTCTCGACGGCGGCGACGGCGACGGTCCGCGCTTCCTCCAGCACCACACGACCGGCCTACACGTCACCCTGGCCGGCCGCGACGAGGCCACCGGCCACGCCTACTTCACGGTGATGACCGACCGCGGCCTCGACCACTGGGGTCGCTACCAGGATGCCTACCGACCGGTGGGCGACGCCTGGCTGTTCGCCTCCCGTCGGGTCCGCATAGACGGCTACACGCCCAGCGGCTGGGCGGACGCACGCCTGAACGGACCGGCGAAGTGA
- a CDS encoding enoyl-CoA hydratase/isomerase family protein, with translation MADPSADESAYEAAYETLHVTVADHVATVVLNRPEAANAFTAAMQREFRDLWATLRSDDTVRVVVLTGSGDRAFCTGIDRDEPFTAMEDSPALYGTSNNFMYDDPGDWLGPKSNDLWKPVIGAVNGMACGGAFYLLGECDVLIAAEHATFFDPHVSYGMPAIYEPMKMLPRMPFGEVMRMSLTGSAERISAETALRMGLVTEVVPAAELAGAAARLAASIAANPPWAVQGTLRAIWAAQDLGRLGGRSVATALLSTATDKDALRSGAEEFTSGNRVDPRIR, from the coding sequence GTGGCCGACCCATCAGCCGACGAGAGCGCCTACGAGGCCGCCTACGAGACGCTCCACGTCACGGTCGCCGACCACGTGGCCACGGTCGTCCTGAACCGGCCGGAGGCGGCCAACGCCTTCACGGCCGCCATGCAACGGGAGTTCCGGGACCTCTGGGCCACGCTCAGGTCCGATGACACCGTCCGTGTGGTGGTGCTCACCGGAAGCGGCGATCGGGCGTTCTGCACCGGCATCGACCGTGACGAGCCGTTCACCGCCATGGAGGACTCCCCGGCGCTGTACGGCACATCCAACAACTTCATGTACGACGACCCCGGCGACTGGTTGGGGCCCAAGTCCAACGACCTCTGGAAGCCGGTCATCGGTGCGGTCAATGGCATGGCCTGCGGAGGCGCCTTCTACCTCCTCGGCGAGTGTGACGTGCTGATTGCCGCCGAGCACGCCACGTTCTTCGATCCGCACGTCAGCTACGGCATGCCGGCCATCTACGAGCCAATGAAGATGCTCCCCCGCATGCCGTTCGGCGAGGTAATGCGCATGTCGCTGACCGGCAGCGCCGAGCGCATCTCGGCCGAGACCGCCCTGCGCATGGGCCTCGTCACGGAGGTGGTCCCGGCCGCCGAGTTGGCCGGAGCCGCTGCCCGCCTGGCCGCCTCCATCGCGGCCAACCCGCCGTGGGCCGTGCAGGGCACGCTCCGGGCCATCTGGGCCGCCCAGGACCTCGGACGCCTCGGTGGCCGCTCGGTCGCCACCGCCCTGCTCAGCACCGCAACCGACAAGGACGCACTGCGCTCAGGTGCCGAGGAGTTCACCTCAGGCAACCGGGTGGATCCTCGGATCCGCTGA
- the selD gene encoding selenide, water dikinase SelD, translated as MAETRRLTQFSHGAGUGCKLAPGELAHVVRRLAPVTDPDLLVGASTGDDAAVWRLDDERALVVTADFITPVVDDARSWGRVAAANAVSDVYAMGGRPLLALNLVGWNAAELSNDLLVEVLLGAEEIASEGGFVIAGGHTVDDPEPKFGLAVVGEVHPDRMLTNTGFRPGDVLLLTKPLGVGIITTAIKQGSASDQVVGAALASMTRLNEEAARIAVEAGSSGATDVTGFGLLGHLGRAAHESGVDVTIDVAAVPLLPGTRELADAGAIPGGSRRNLAWADERLDRGGFDEAEVMLLADAQTSGGLVFGVDPTGVDAALAALASTGHESAVIGLATTGSGRITLA; from the coding sequence ATGGCGGAGACCCGCCGACTGACCCAGTTCAGCCACGGCGCCGGTTGAGGCTGCAAGCTCGCCCCGGGCGAGCTGGCGCACGTCGTGCGCCGCCTGGCACCCGTGACCGATCCCGACCTCCTGGTCGGGGCGTCCACCGGCGACGACGCCGCCGTGTGGCGCCTCGACGACGAGCGCGCCCTGGTGGTGACCGCCGACTTCATCACCCCGGTCGTCGATGACGCCCGCTCGTGGGGACGCGTGGCTGCGGCCAACGCCGTGTCCGACGTCTACGCCATGGGCGGCCGACCCCTGCTGGCGCTCAATCTGGTGGGGTGGAACGCCGCCGAGCTGTCTAACGACCTCCTGGTCGAGGTGCTCCTCGGCGCCGAGGAGATCGCATCCGAGGGAGGCTTCGTGATCGCCGGAGGCCACACCGTCGACGACCCGGAGCCAAAGTTCGGCCTGGCCGTGGTCGGCGAGGTCCATCCCGATCGGATGCTCACCAACACCGGCTTCCGGCCCGGCGACGTGCTGCTCCTCACCAAGCCACTGGGCGTGGGGATAATCACCACGGCCATCAAGCAGGGCAGTGCGTCCGACCAGGTGGTCGGCGCTGCCCTGGCCTCCATGACCCGACTCAATGAGGAGGCGGCACGGATCGCCGTCGAGGCGGGGTCCAGCGGGGCGACCGACGTGACCGGCTTCGGCCTCCTGGGGCACCTGGGCCGGGCGGCCCACGAATCGGGGGTCGACGTCACGATCGACGTTGCCGCCGTGCCACTGCTTCCCGGGACGCGGGAGCTGGCCGACGCCGGGGCCATACCGGGGGGAAGCCGGCGCAACCTGGCATGGGCCGACGAGCGCCTGGACCGCGGCGGATTCGACGAGGCCGAGGTAATGCTCCTGGCCGATGCCCAGACGTCCGGTGGCCTCGTGTTCGGCGTGGATCCGACCGGGGTCGACGCCGCGCTGGCCGCCCTGGCGTCGACCGGGCACGAGTCGGCCGTGATCGGCCTGGCCACGACCGGGTCCGGGCGGATCACGCTGGCCTGA
- a CDS encoding SDR family oxidoreductase — MTRPSGEAPSQSEPSGGLAQGPERVPEIDDWSRLLDGRVAVVTGGGSGIGRAISRLFAEHGALVEIVEIDPHRAAAAVEDIEATGGTARVHVVDVASDAEVEDLRVAVMGEHGRVDVLVNNVGDYRPLVRFHESTPESWQAMYSANLEHVFRVTRAFLEPMVDGGGGSIVNVHSVEGMRGFPGEPVYAAMKAAAAHFTTSLAAGYGRKGIRVNGIGPDLTQTPQVDYLSDGDGHDHLWEAWAPVGRLGWPEDQARVALFLASDMSSFVTGHNLPVDGGTLAGGGWFFSPEVGRFVNRPTGL, encoded by the coding sequence GTGACACGCCCCTCCGGGGAGGCTCCCTCCCAGTCCGAACCGTCCGGGGGGCTGGCACAGGGCCCGGAGCGGGTCCCGGAGATTGACGACTGGAGCCGCCTGCTGGACGGTCGGGTGGCCGTGGTGACCGGTGGTGGATCGGGGATCGGCAGAGCGATCTCCCGACTGTTCGCGGAGCACGGTGCCCTGGTCGAGATCGTCGAGATCGACCCCCACCGGGCGGCGGCCGCCGTCGAGGACATCGAGGCGACCGGTGGGACGGCACGGGTCCACGTGGTCGACGTGGCATCCGATGCCGAGGTCGAGGACCTCCGTGTCGCAGTCATGGGCGAGCATGGACGGGTCGACGTGCTGGTGAACAACGTCGGCGACTACCGGCCGCTGGTCCGGTTCCATGAGTCGACGCCCGAGTCGTGGCAGGCCATGTACTCGGCCAACCTGGAGCACGTCTTCAGGGTCACTAGGGCATTCCTGGAGCCGATGGTCGACGGTGGAGGCGGCTCGATCGTCAACGTGCACTCGGTGGAGGGAATGCGCGGCTTTCCCGGTGAACCGGTCTACGCGGCCATGAAGGCGGCAGCGGCCCACTTCACGACGTCGCTGGCCGCCGGCTACGGCCGAAAGGGGATTCGGGTAAACGGCATAGGGCCCGACCTGACCCAGACCCCCCAGGTCGACTACCTGTCCGACGGCGATGGGCACGACCACCTCTGGGAGGCGTGGGCACCGGTGGGTCGGCTGGGTTGGCCCGAGGACCAGGCACGGGTGGCCCTGTTCTTGGCCAGCGACATGTCGTCCTTCGTCACCGGCCACAACTTGCCGGTGGACGGGGGAACGCTGGCCGGTGGTGGCTGGTTCTTCTCGCCGGAGGTCGGGCGATTCGTGAACCGGCCGACCGGCCTGTGA
- a CDS encoding nuclear transport factor 2 family protein — protein sequence MSTPAGMSDVERLVAEAEIRQLVARYAVATDRRDLETLVSLFVPDVRVGRDSRGHEALRETFDRQLRTVGTTVLNVGTHQIDLGGPDDATGHVYCKAEIQDGDRWIHQAIRYDDTYRRVKGDWRFVRRLHRLFYGAEVGVNPLGLPPADWPSHHDGLGTLPHEDPTWQAFQVAGGDEAGP from the coding sequence GTGAGCACGCCCGCCGGCATGTCCGACGTCGAGCGCCTGGTAGCCGAGGCCGAGATCCGACAGCTGGTCGCCCGCTACGCGGTCGCGACCGACCGTCGCGACCTCGAGACCCTGGTGTCTCTGTTCGTCCCCGACGTGCGGGTCGGACGCGACTCCAGGGGCCACGAGGCCCTGAGGGAGACCTTCGACCGACAGCTCAGGACCGTCGGCACGACGGTGCTCAACGTCGGCACCCACCAGATCGACCTGGGCGGGCCGGACGACGCCACGGGCCACGTCTACTGCAAGGCCGAGATCCAGGACGGCGACCGCTGGATCCACCAGGCCATCCGGTACGACGACACGTACCGGCGGGTGAAGGGCGACTGGCGGTTCGTGCGCCGGCTGCACCGCCTCTTCTACGGCGCCGAGGTGGGCGTCAACCCGTTGGGGCTCCCGCCCGCTGACTGGCCCAGCCACCACGACGGCCTCGGCACCCTCCCCCACGAGGACCCGACCTGGCAGGCCTTCCAGGTGGCCGGGGGGGACGAGGCAGGCCCATGA
- a CDS encoding ecdysteroid 22-kinase family protein has protein sequence MPRRLPIQIPQSVEEIDAAWLTLAVHSSGLAGEAEVVDFRTGSPGSGVGFQGQTIRVSLDWNSDELDAPDVVLVKFPTDNVGNRGLAEAEGGYDREFDFYERLSADFPVRVPRLIHATRDPGPSLAARRRRERFVDGLPRPVVKFIGRHARKLIRATRRRYALVLEYIPDARITTAQDLPPAEDLSAILRALGRMHAHYWRYPGLADDSIVEWSMVTQMPNVMHGLYRAWRDEVVEREPEVFTDGFMRHADWFGDHIVGLVDHLNEPLSIRHGDCRTDNMLFTDTGLVMVDFGVSGSGRPAGDVAYLLSETIPPGPGARATFLRLCREYHDGLVAAGVTDHPLDEFLNDCDIVLAVQAYRVVLIEAAYEADYDGESLAHLWGPRLRPLLADGLPRF, from the coding sequence ATGCCCAGGCGGCTGCCGATCCAGATTCCCCAGTCGGTCGAGGAGATCGACGCGGCCTGGTTGACCCTTGCGGTCCACTCCTCCGGCCTGGCCGGCGAGGCCGAGGTGGTCGACTTCCGAACCGGGAGCCCGGGTTCGGGTGTCGGCTTCCAGGGCCAGACGATCCGCGTGTCGCTGGACTGGAACTCCGACGAACTCGATGCACCCGACGTGGTGCTGGTCAAGTTCCCCACCGACAACGTGGGCAACCGGGGCCTGGCGGAGGCCGAGGGCGGCTACGACCGGGAGTTCGACTTCTACGAACGCCTCTCGGCCGACTTCCCCGTGCGGGTCCCGCGCCTCATCCACGCGACCCGTGACCCCGGGCCGTCGTTGGCGGCCCGCCGCCGCCGGGAACGGTTCGTCGACGGCCTACCACGCCCGGTCGTGAAGTTCATCGGCCGCCATGCACGCAAGCTCATCCGGGCCACAAGGCGGCGCTACGCGCTGGTCCTGGAGTACATCCCCGATGCACGGATCACCACGGCCCAGGACCTCCCGCCGGCCGAGGACCTCTCCGCCATCCTCCGCGCCCTGGGCCGCATGCACGCCCACTACTGGCGCTACCCCGGGCTGGCCGACGACTCGATAGTCGAGTGGTCGATGGTCACCCAGATGCCCAACGTCATGCACGGCCTCTACCGGGCCTGGCGGGACGAGGTGGTGGAACGGGAACCCGAGGTGTTCACCGACGGGTTCATGCGGCACGCCGACTGGTTCGGCGACCACATAGTCGGCCTGGTCGACCACCTGAACGAGCCGCTCTCGATCCGCCACGGGGACTGTCGGACCGACAACATGCTGTTCACCGACACCGGGCTGGTGATGGTCGACTTCGGCGTGTCCGGATCCGGACGGCCCGCCGGCGACGTCGCCTACCTGCTCTCGGAGACCATCCCGCCCGGGCCCGGCGCCCGGGCCACGTTCCTGCGGTTGTGCCGCGAGTACCACGACGGCCTTGTCGCCGCCGGGGTGACCGACCATCCACTCGACGAGTTCCTGAACGACTGCGACATCGTGCTGGCCGTGCAGGCCTACCGGGTGGTCCTCATCGAGGCGGCGTACGAGGCCGACTACGACGGCGAGTCGCTCGCCCACCTCTGGGGGCCCAGGCTGCGGCCGCTCCTGGCCGACGGGCTGCCGAGGTTCTGA
- a CDS encoding amidohydrolase family protein, producing the protein MTDDLGYRPFDCDNHYYEGVDAFTRHVPAEMQPRVVQWCEMDGRRYHVVGGRVSHAVVNPTWDPIAKPGALYQYFRGNPDGKSPLELLRDREPLPAEYIDREARLRTVEAQGLEAVWLFPTLGVLYEELLKEDTEAVGALMVGFNRWLQEDWGFAHENTIFAAPYLSLADPDLAVRELEWCLDNGARTVVMRPAAVQTAAGPRSPADWTFDPFWTLVNDAGITVVIHAGDSGYSTQGYADDGFSSQMAKVTRVSRPSIKAFSIERAAHDWLITMSMEKMYTRFPNLRVASVENGSDYLAPMFRKLRQQADKSPHWYDEDPVALFREHVWMNPFWEDDVYEIVDLMGADHVIFGSDWPHIEGLPAPLDFLSEVEDLSDEDRRLVLRDNVRALTELRPA; encoded by the coding sequence ATGACCGACGACCTGGGCTACCGGCCCTTCGACTGCGACAACCACTACTACGAGGGTGTCGACGCCTTCACCCGCCACGTGCCCGCTGAGATGCAGCCCAGGGTCGTCCAGTGGTGCGAGATGGACGGGCGGAGGTACCACGTCGTCGGCGGCAGGGTCAGCCACGCCGTGGTCAACCCGACCTGGGATCCGATCGCCAAGCCCGGGGCGCTCTACCAGTACTTCCGTGGCAACCCCGATGGCAAGAGCCCACTCGAGCTCCTCCGCGACCGGGAGCCGCTGCCCGCCGAGTACATCGACCGTGAGGCGCGGCTGCGGACGGTCGAGGCGCAGGGCCTCGAGGCGGTGTGGCTGTTTCCCACGCTCGGCGTGCTCTACGAGGAACTCCTGAAGGAGGACACCGAGGCGGTGGGCGCCCTCATGGTCGGCTTCAACCGGTGGCTCCAGGAGGACTGGGGCTTCGCCCACGAGAACACGATCTTCGCCGCTCCGTACCTTTCGCTGGCCGACCCCGACCTCGCCGTCCGGGAACTCGAATGGTGCCTGGACAACGGCGCCAGAACCGTCGTCATGCGGCCGGCCGCCGTGCAGACCGCCGCCGGGCCACGCTCGCCCGCCGACTGGACGTTCGACCCGTTCTGGACCCTGGTCAACGATGCGGGCATCACGGTCGTGATCCATGCCGGCGACAGCGGCTACAGCACACAGGGTTACGCCGACGACGGGTTCTCGTCGCAGATGGCGAAGGTGACGAGGGTGTCCCGGCCCTCGATCAAGGCCTTCAGCATCGAGCGGGCCGCCCACGACTGGCTGATCACCATGTCGATGGAGAAGATGTACACGCGTTTCCCGAACCTGCGGGTCGCCAGCGTGGAGAACGGCTCGGACTACCTGGCGCCCATGTTCCGCAAGTTGCGACAGCAGGCTGACAAGTCCCCCCACTGGTACGACGAGGACCCTGTGGCGCTCTTCCGGGAGCACGTCTGGATGAACCCCTTCTGGGAGGACGACGTGTACGAGATCGTGGACCTCATGGGCGCCGATCACGTGATCTTCGGATCGGACTGGCCGCACATCGAAGGGCTGCCCGCCCCTCTGGACTTCTTGTCGGAGGTGGAAGACCTTTCCGACGAGGATCGCCGGCTGGTGTTGCGGGACAATGTCCGGGCGCTGACCGAGCTCCGGCCCGCCTAG
- a CDS encoding cysteine desulfurase-like protein — translation MNDLHDIRDRFPGVTGEWARFDGPAGTQVVDAAIDAGAAWQRSGNNANSHGSFAAAVACDALVETVSTTMGELLGAGPGGMVFGPSTTSNMMALTRAIGRGLGPGDEIVCTTLDHDSNVSPWLLLARDTGATVRMAELDPTTGRLPVDAVTDLIGPATRWVAVTGSSNAVGTIPDTAAVTAAAHAVGARVVVDGVHLTPHHVVDVAAIGCDVFTTSSYKWYGPHAGVMWVEPDLLDSMDVYKVRPAPDSGPGRLQYGTPSWEALAGIDAAARFLLETGMDRIVAHEALRFARLLDGLHGIDGVRVVGPQDTVDRAPTLMFEVDGLSPVAVAERLATDRVAVWDGHNYAVEAMLPLGLDAEAGAVRAGISVYTTDDDVDRLLDALRDVAASG, via the coding sequence GTGAACGACCTCCACGACATTCGGGACCGATTTCCCGGGGTGACCGGGGAATGGGCCCGTTTCGACGGCCCGGCTGGCACCCAGGTCGTGGATGCTGCGATCGATGCCGGCGCCGCCTGGCAGCGCAGCGGGAACAACGCCAACTCGCACGGTTCCTTCGCAGCGGCGGTGGCCTGCGACGCCCTGGTGGAGACGGTGAGCACCACCATGGGCGAACTGCTGGGCGCCGGTCCCGGCGGAATGGTCTTCGGGCCGAGCACCACGTCCAACATGATGGCCCTCACCCGGGCCATCGGTCGGGGGCTCGGGCCGGGCGACGAGATCGTCTGCACCACCCTGGACCACGACTCCAACGTGTCGCCGTGGCTGCTGCTGGCCCGGGACACGGGTGCCACCGTGCGCATGGCCGAGTTGGATCCGACCACCGGCCGGTTGCCGGTCGACGCGGTGACCGACCTGATCGGCCCGGCCACCCGGTGGGTGGCGGTGACCGGATCCTCGAACGCGGTGGGGACTATTCCCGACACGGCGGCCGTCACCGCGGCTGCCCACGCCGTGGGAGCCCGGGTGGTGGTGGATGGCGTCCACCTCACCCCGCACCACGTGGTCGATGTCGCCGCCATCGGGTGTGACGTCTTCACCACGTCGTCGTACAAGTGGTACGGCCCCCACGCCGGGGTCATGTGGGTGGAGCCCGACCTGCTGGACTCGATGGATGTCTACAAGGTGCGCCCCGCTCCGGACTCCGGTCCGGGGCGCCTGCAGTACGGCACGCCGTCGTGGGAGGCGCTGGCCGGGATCGACGCAGCGGCCCGCTTCCTGCTGGAGACCGGGATGGACAGGATCGTCGCCCACGAGGCGCTGCGGTTCGCACGCCTGCTGGACGGCCTGCACGGGATCGACGGGGTCCGGGTGGTGGGGCCACAGGACACCGTTGACCGGGCACCCACGCTGATGTTCGAGGTCGACGGCCTATCTCCAGTGGCGGTCGCTGAACGCTTGGCCACCGACCGGGTGGCGGTCTGGGACGGCCACAACTACGCCGTGGAGGCCATGCTCCCGCTGGGGCTGGACGCCGAGGCCGGCGCAGTCAGGGCCGGGATCAGCGTCTACACGACCGACGACGACGTCGACAGGCTCCTCGACGCCCTGCGTGATGTGGCGGCGTCGGGGTGA
- the aceK gene encoding bifunctional isocitrate dehydrogenase kinase/phosphatase — MTSDDLSKQVGRQIGDTILAGFVDYIAGFRKISRRAQRHFTQREWTEHDADSRQRLALHRSCVVQAVDRVRPLLDGVADGRGTWRTARNHYKRRIADRSDLTLAETFFNSVTRRTFTTIGVDNDVELRWFGATTVPRGEGRAELFATASRVRDTSAMVRQILESYEFEAPWADLEDDARRVAARMDTFLIEEWDSLEADGVDMLRPIFYRNKAAYLVGRLRQLNRVTPIVFPILHGPDGLRVDTVLLTESQASRLFSFTRSYFFVEWPNPSELVGFLKSLLPMKSLAELYTAVGFPQHGKTSLYRSLYRHLDHSHDKFVRARGTPGMVMSVFTLVSFNVVFKIIRDRFDPPKNTTRDAVKRRYALVYNHDRVGRMVEAWEFENLSFEKDRFDPELLEELLETTSESVRLIGDQVVISHVYTERQVYPLNLYLREMSTAKATAAAIDWGWAIKDLAAANVFPGDLFTKNFGVTRHGNVVFYDYDELTLLEECRFRSIPQSDDPADEMRPQPWFSIEPGDVFPEQFPTFMTFPRDVSGEVRRRFDEVHSDLYTPAFWQEVQASLARRDLPDFYPYVEDLRFRRRPTEALG; from the coding sequence GTGACCAGCGACGACCTCTCCAAGCAGGTCGGACGCCAGATCGGCGACACGATCCTGGCTGGCTTCGTGGACTACATCGCCGGCTTCCGGAAGATCTCCCGTCGCGCCCAGCGACACTTCACGCAGCGCGAGTGGACCGAGCACGACGCCGACTCCCGGCAGCGGCTGGCCCTCCACCGCTCCTGCGTCGTCCAGGCGGTGGACCGCGTGCGACCGCTGCTGGACGGGGTGGCTGACGGACGGGGAACCTGGCGGACGGCACGGAACCACTACAAGCGCCGGATCGCCGACCGGTCCGACCTGACCCTCGCCGAGACCTTCTTCAACTCGGTGACACGTCGGACCTTCACCACGATCGGTGTGGACAACGACGTGGAACTCCGCTGGTTCGGGGCGACCACGGTTCCACGCGGTGAGGGTCGGGCCGAGCTGTTCGCCACGGCCAGCCGGGTCAGGGACACGTCGGCCATGGTGCGCCAGATCCTGGAGTCCTACGAGTTCGAGGCGCCCTGGGCCGACCTGGAGGACGACGCGCGACGGGTGGCCGCCCGCATGGACACCTTCCTCATCGAGGAGTGGGACAGCCTCGAGGCCGACGGCGTCGACATGCTGCGGCCCATCTTCTACCGGAACAAGGCCGCCTACCTGGTGGGCCGGCTCCGGCAGCTCAACCGGGTGACGCCAATCGTCTTCCCCATCCTCCACGGTCCCGACGGCCTCCGGGTCGACACCGTGCTGCTGACCGAGTCACAGGCCAGCAGGCTGTTCAGCTTCACCCGGTCGTACTTCTTCGTCGAGTGGCCCAACCCGTCAGAGCTGGTCGGCTTCCTCAAGTCGCTGCTCCCCATGAAGTCGCTGGCCGAGCTCTACACCGCCGTCGGGTTCCCCCAGCACGGCAAGACCAGCCTCTACCGGTCGCTCTACCGCCACCTCGACCACTCGCACGACAAGTTCGTCCGGGCTCGGGGCACGCCCGGCATGGTGATGTCGGTGTTCACGCTGGTCTCGTTCAACGTGGTCTTCAAGATCATCAGGGACCGGTTCGACCCACCCAAGAACACCACGCGTGACGCCGTGAAGCGTCGCTACGCGCTCGTCTACAACCACGACCGGGTGGGTCGGATGGTCGAGGCCTGGGAGTTCGAGAACCTCTCGTTCGAGAAGGACCGGTTCGACCCCGAGCTGCTGGAGGAACTGCTCGAGACGACCTCCGAGTCGGTACGACTGATCGGCGACCAGGTGGTGATCAGCCACGTCTACACCGAGCGACAGGTGTACCCCCTGAACCTGTACCTACGGGAGATGTCCACCGCCAAGGCGACGGCCGCGGCCATCGACTGGGGTTGGGCCATCAAGGACCTGGCGGCGGCCAACGTGTTCCCCGGTGACCTGTTCACCAAGAACTTCGGCGTGACCCGCCACGGCAACGTCGTCTTCTACGACTACGACGAGCTGACCCTCCTGGAGGAGTGCCGGTTCCGGTCCATTCCGCAGTCCGACGACCCGGCCGATGAGATGAGGCCCCAGCCGTGGTTCTCCATCGAGCCCGGCGACGTCTTCCCCGAACAGTTCCCGACATTCATGACCTTTCCACGCGACGTGTCCGGTGAGGTCCGGCGACGCTTCGACGAGGTCCACTCCGACCTGTACACGCCGGCCTTCTGGCAGGAGGTCCAGGCCAGCCTGGCCCGCCGCGACCTCCCGGACTTCTACCCGTACGTCGAGGACCTCAGATTCCGCCGCAGGCCCACAGAGGCCCTCGGTTAG